DNA sequence from the Malus domestica chromosome 06, GDT2T_hap1 genome:
GAAGAAGATCTGCTGCCTCACATTCAAGCATTGCCGAATCTTGAAAGGCTTACCCTATCTAATGCATATGTTGGCGAAAATCTGTGTTTCTCCAGAGGCTTCATAAAGCTTAAGCATTTGCTGTTGGGCAGCTTCTCGGTATTGAATAGTATAGCTATAGAGAAAGGGGCGATGCCAAATCTCCATGTCTTAGACATTGGGAACTGCATGGGGTTAAAGGCATTGCCGCAGGGCATTGAGTTCCTTGCTAACGTAGAACGCCTGGATCTGTATTCTGTTCCAATGCAACTTATAGAGTCCGTAAGAGAGGCATGGATCATCCAAAGGTACAACATATTCCTGAAATCCACCTGTATTATGAGAGAGAAAATATGTGGTGTCATGAAAGCTTTTCTAGTATTCACTCAAGGTACACACTTTTGTCCTTGCATAAACATTTGATTAATTCTAGACTTATCATATTTTTTGTATCATATTTGTACTATCTCTTTTATAGAGGTAGGGCAATGGGTCTTATTTCTATTAGAGAGGTGGTATAAATGTGGTATGAAAAATGTGGTAAAAGTagcatttttttgtaaaaaaaattccacAACATATTCATTTGAACTATTACGTTAGAAAGTTAAAAGGTTGATGATTTTCATgctcctatttttttttcttatgcaCTCCTTATGTTTTTGTTCGttagtgttttgatttattcaattgttAGGCTACGAAAAAGAGGAAGTAGTGTATCGGAGTGTAAAAATCATTTTCCCTTACAATTTGCATGACCAATCTTATACAGAAGTCTAGCAAAGACATAAAATATGTATGCATTGAGAATATGTATCCATTGAGATTTTATTTGGTAACTGTGTTTCTTTTGTATTGTAATATCCTTTTTGTAGAATCAAGCCTCAGAAGCACTTGTGAGACTGCAGTGAGTTCTCCTTTGTGCTAGTTGATTTTGCGGTGAATCTCGACTTTCGTTATAATAACAGAGCTGACTATATACGTGTCGAGTCATTCGTCCTGCAAGGAAGAATCCGTTCGTTGTTTGTGTGTTGTGTGAAGTTGCAAACATTGATCGATCTTGGTTTCTTATTTGCCCTTTGTGAAATTGAATAATGCCCAAGATTCTATTTGTGTAACTGAAACTTATATTATTGATTGTTTGCGTGTGTTTTGATGTAATAATATTGGTTTGGAACTGAATCTGTCACTGATGAGAATAATTCCCAAGATTCTGTTTGTGTAACAGAAACTTATATTATTGTTTGCTTGCGTGTATTTTTGATGTAATAATATTGGTTTGGAACTGAATCTGTTATTGATGAGACCAATTCTAACTAAATCAATAATTATGAcccatttttcattttcaatatttattgttttttttatcaagtTTTCAAATATATTGTTTTTGAGAGGCAAATTTTGTGGCGGATACTTTAGCTCACCATGATTTTACTTAAGAAATTATTAGATGGTACGGTATTACCACGTCAGCCAGTCATACTTCTATtcaaatttttaacatgtcTGCAGTTTCTTACAGCTGAATTAAAAAgctttttcaattcaaaattaattaatttttttcagtttaaacaaaattaaaagagtTAAAAATAAGAGGCGTTTTGACACATGCATagcttttaaaattttgagttaACCTCTTTTCCTCCCCTCCCTCCTCTCTCATGGCGACTGCAGTGCTGCCAGTATCCGAGCCCGCCAGAAAGCAATCCCGACCGGGTCGGGGCGGATTCGAGGCCCAATGAGCAGCATCTTGTTGCTTAGTTTCAACAATTTGCCCAACCGGTTGAAGCCATGTTTCCTATATTGTGCCCTTTTCCCAGAAGATTATCtcatcaaaagaaaaaggttgatCAGGTTGTGGATAGCTGAAGGGTTTGTTGAACCAATTGATGGGATCACACCAAAAGAAGTTGCAGAGGGTTATCTTGTGGAACTTATTGTTCGTAGCATGCTACAAGTTGAAAAGCATGGAGCTGGAGGACTAAGAGCATGTAAGATGCATGATCTTGTGCGTGAGCTTGCTTTGTCGATATCAAAAAAGGAAAAGTTCGGTGCTACGTGTGTTTCCAGAGAAATAGTAGATAAAGCTGAAATCCGCCGATTGTCAATTCAAACAACTGAAAGAGAAATTAATTCTTGCACGGGTATGTCAGAGCTTCGCTCCTTTCTTGTCTTTGGCGCGTTAGAGAAATTGCCTTCTGGATTCGAGTTGTTGAGAGTTCTAGATTTGCAGGATGCTCCAATTGATAGATTTCTAGATGAACTAGTGTACTTGTTCAACTTAAGATATTTAAATTTGAAGAGAACTTTGATTGACGAGCTTCCAGAATCCATCGGACGACTTCGCAACCTTCAAACCTTGATCATCAGTAACAGTAAGATAAAGGCACTTCCAAAAGCAATCTCCAAGTTAGTAAACCTACGCCATCTAATCATGTTTCGTTACACTGGTGACCATTATGGCTTTATATATCTCAATGGGACAAAAGCAGCATCCGATCTAAGTAAATTACAGAAACCGCAAGTTTTGCATTCCGTTGAATCAGAAGGAAAGATAATTAAAGGCATCAGGAATATGACCCAACTTACAAGCCTCGGTATTACAAATGTGAAAGCAAGTGACGAGATGGACCTCTGTGACTCCCTTCAAAAGTTAGAGCTCCTTCACAATTTGTTTTTAATGGCTGGTGATGAAGAGGAGTTTCTTCAAGTTAATTTGACTCCTCCAGACCTTCAAATTGTTAATGTGACTGGAAAACTAGAAAAGGTACCTCTTTGGTTAGGTTCACTCCATAACCTGACACGTATTTATCTACGTTGGTCTAGACTTGAAGAAGACGTGCTACCTCACATTCAAGCATTGCCGAATCTTGAAAGGCTTTCGCTAATTAATGCATATGTTGGCGAAAAATTGTGTTTCTCCAGAGGCTTCATAAAGCTTAAGCATTTGAGGTTGTTCAAGTTCCCCTTATTGGATAGTATAGCTATAGAGAAAGGGGCGATGCCAAATCTCTAGGTCTTATGCATTGCGTACTGCCTGGAGTTAAAGGCATTGCCGCAGGGCATTGAGTTCCTTGCTAACGTATAACGCTTGAATCTGTATTCTGTTCCAATGCAACTTATAGAGTCCGTAAGAGGAGGCATGGATCATCCAAAGGTACAACATATTCCTGAAATCCACCTGTATTATATGAGAGAAAATATGGAGTGTCATGAAAGTTTTTCCGGTATTCACTCTAGGAGAAGGTACGCACACTTTTATCCTTgcataaaaatttaattaatgttAGACTTACTACATTTTTTGTGTCACATTTGTACCACCTTTTTTATAGAGGTAGGGCCGATTGACATATATGGGTCTTATTTTTATTAGAGATGTGGTATAAATGTGCTATGAAAAATATGGTAAAAGTagcatttttgttaaaaaaaaaattccacaaCGTAATCATTTGAACTATTACGTTAGAAAGTTAAAAGGTTGGTGATTTTcacactcctatttttttttccttatacgCTCCTCTTGTTTTTGTTCGttagtgttttgatttattcaattgttAGGCTACGAAAAAGAGGAAGTAGTGCATCAGAGTGTAAAAATCATTTTCCCTTACAATTTGCCTGTCCAATCTTATATAGAAGTCTGGCAAAGACATAAAATATGCATGCATTGAGATTTTATTCGGTAactatgtttcttttgttttgtaataTCCTTTTTGCAGAATCAAGCCTCATACGCACTTATGAGACTGCATTGAGTTCTCCTTTGTCCCAGTTGATTTTATGGTGAATCTCGACTTTCGTTATAGTAACAGAGCTGACTATATACGTGTTGTGTCATTTACCCTGCAAGGAAGAATCCGTCCATTGTTTGTTGTGTGAAGTTGCAAACATTGATCGATCTTGGTTTCTTATTTGCCCTTTGTGAAATGGAATAATGCCCAAGATTCTATTTGTGTAACTGAAACTTATATTATTGATTGCTTGTGTGTGTTTTGATGTAATAATATTGGTTTGGAATTGAATTTGTCACTGATGAGAATAATGCTTAAGATTCTGTTTGTGTAACAGGAACTTATATTATTGTTTGATTGCGTGTATTTTGATGTAATAACATTGATTTGGAACAGAATCTATCACTGATGAGACCAATTCTAACTAAACCAATGATTATGAcccatttttcattttcaatatttattgctTTTTATCAAGTTTCaaatatatattgttttagGTAGGCAAATTTTGTGGCGGATGTTTTAGCTTACTATGATTTTACCTGAGAAATTATTAAATGGTACGATATTACCACGTCGCCCAGTAATACTTTTATTCAAATTTCCAGTAATACTTTTATTCAAATTTTAACATGTGTGCAGTTTCTTTCAGGCTTACAGCTAGATTAAAAagcttttttaatttaaaattaatttttttttcagttttaacaaaattaaaagaacTAAAAATAAGAGGCGTTTTGACACAGATGCCTAGGGTTTagcttttaaaattttgagataaggccatctccaatcgaaaaGTCCAGAGGGCTGAAAATGGCccaaaaaccatctccaaccgaggactAGGCCAAaaggctcgtgggccccactgAACAAAAAAAGGCCAAAAGGAACCCAACCAGCCAACCTCGGGCAGAGCCAGAAATTTgaatgcaacggctagctgatgTAAGCGTGACGCTAACTAGccattatatttgaatttttttttgggccaaaattttaaaaaatatatatttaattataggCCTAGAAAGGTGATTAGTTCAATGTTGGGCGTTGAGATGTTCCTTTTATAAGCATGTTTGGTTACTCAAATCTCTCCCACGAACAATGTGGGACAAATATAATGGGTGCCACACATGCAAGCTTTTGCTTGCTCAAATCTCTCCCACGGACGATGTGGGACAAATATAGTgggtagtttttaaatttaagttgttgtagtttttaaatttaaataacaaATTATGTTTGGTCCTATGACCCTcaattggagatgatttttgtCACATGGCTAtgtttgataaaaaattatagtcatgcactgttcattaaagtattaatttcttggacGGCCAcaccttcggttggagatggcataACCTCTTTTCCTCCCCTCCTTATTCTCTCCCATGGCGACTGCAGTGCTGTCAGTATCCAAGCCCGCCAGACAGCAACCCCGACCGGGTCGGGGTGGATTCGAGGCCCATGGACTATCAGAAGAAGAGGCCTAAAACCATATTTTatcttaatattacataattactgttttgtcttccttatgtaaatattgtgaatcaaaagtgagggtaaaataggaaaaatagggatatgattgtcattttatcaaaagatataaaattactattttgccctccttatgtaagtattgtgtatcaaaagtgagggcaaaagatacaaaattactattttgccttCCTTATGTAAGTATTGTGTATAAAAAATGAGGGTAAaataagaggaaaaaaaaaggtaaaaagttgacaagaatgattctcttaataatagtatagattataaataataaataataataaaaactgataagaaaaaaaaaaaaaaaaaaaaaaccctatcgTTCAAACTTCAAAGTTAAGGGGAGGgtaatggacaaggattgtctgccctcccactttccATGCCCTCCCATGCCTtcatgtttgtgtggtcacggttaagccacgtcaacattttatattactattcatttttgtcttattatctctataaaagaaacaatataaaatgttgacgtggcttaaccgtgaccacacaaaacagaagaacACAGGAGGACATGGAAAatgggagggcaaacaatccttgtccgaGGGTAATAGACCTCTCTTTCTCTGCCGCATATCTCctggttttatttttatttatttttggtaaaaaaaaccTTCCTGATCTCTTTATTCTCTAGAAACTCATGTGTTATTACCATTTATCGGACGATATGTTTTCCCGCTTGTTCATATTGTTCTCACGCTTGGCCAATGGGGGAAAAAATTGTTTTCCACAATCTAATTTATCACTCAAAATACTAGGAATGAAGACTTAGGATTTTGGGTTTAGTTTTGTTTACCGAACAAAATAATTCAAGAGATCGAGCGATTGCTTGATACGCTTTGTGtgctttttaattttgtatcaaTCGAATCAAATCGACATGTAGTAAAGACGGAttttctctcctcctccttACGTTCGTGACcagttgattttttttcctattgaGTTTTATTGGATTAATTGATTCTTATTCATTTAAtataattgtttatttattacTTATAATTCACATCATCGTCCATGTCACTTAAGgtttaaaattttcaacattAGTCTTAATCAAGATCATTGAATGTTATAAAATCTAATGACTAAAAAAGAGTGTAAAAATACTTGTCTCCTGATCCTATTTTATATGTATTTTtatatatgaatataaattATTATCTATTAATTTTTCAATACAGTATGATAATATTGTTGGTAATATTATGGAATACTAATCACATACCAAAAATTTCAGTTTGCTACAATATCGTGT
Encoded proteins:
- the LOC114825483 gene encoding disease resistance protein RPM1-like is translated as MSSILLLSFNNLPNRLKPCFLYCALFPEDYLIKRKRLIRLWIAEGFVEPIDGITPKEVAEGYLVELIVRSMLQVEKHGAGGLRACKMHDLVRELALSISKKEKFGATCVSREIVDKAEIRRLSIQTTEREINSCTGMSELRSFLVFGALEKLPSGFELLRVLDLQDAPIDRFLDELVYLFNLRYLNLKRTLIDELPESIGRLRNLQTLIISNSKIKALPKAISKLVNLRHLIMFRYTGDHYGFIYLNGTKAASDLSKLQKPQVLHSVESEGKIIKGIRNMTQLTSLGITNVKASDEMDLCDSLQKLELLHNLFLMAGDEEEFLQVNLTPPDLQIVNVTGKLEKVPLWLGSLHNLTRIYLRWSRLEEDVLPHIQALPNLERLSLINAYVGEKLCFSRGFIKLKHLRLFKFPLLDSIAIEKGAMPNL